A genomic window from Cinclus cinclus chromosome 5, bCinCin1.1, whole genome shotgun sequence includes:
- the DLC1 gene encoding rho GTPase-activating protein 7 isoform X2: protein MKLEISPHRKRSEDSDEDEPCAISGKWTFQRDSKRWSRLEEFDVFPPKPDSTIPSPEAPHLTNAASRESVLTDLSERQEVASILSISSTSSHQPTLQSEASATRTNSVVSVCSSSNFVANDDSFSSLPSPRELNSFSFNTKANEKSAKSKTKSLLKRMESLKIKSSHHGKSKAPSKLGLIISGPILQEGMDEDKLKQLNCVEISTLNGNHINFPMVRKRSVSNSTQTSSSSSQSETSSAVSTPSPVTRTRSLSAYNKRVGMYLEGFDPFNQSTFSDVMEQNFKNRGSFAEDTVFFIPEDHKPGTFPKALSNGNFSPTEGNTSVNWRTGSFHGHGHLTLQRENSGDSSKELGMGKRRNSSSSMSSRLSIYDNVPGSILYSSTSDLADLENEDIFPELDDILYHVKGMQRIVNQWSEKFSDEGDSDSALDSISPCPSSPKQIHLDVDNDRRTPSDLDSTGNSLNEMEEPTGIQDRRDSGVGASLTRSSRHKLRWHSFQSSHRPSLSSASLQINCQSVAQMNLLQKYSLLKLTALLEKYTPSNKHGFSWAVPKFMKRIKVPDYKDRNVFGVPLQVNVQRTGQPLPQSIQQAMRYLRNHCLDQVGLFRKSGVKSRIQALRQMNESSTESVNYEGQSAYDVADMLKQFFRDLPEPLMTNKLSETFLQIYQYVPKDQRLQAIKAAIMLLPDENREVLQILLYFLSDVTAAVKENQMTPTNLAVCLAPSLFHLNTLKRENSSPRVMQRKPSLGKPDQKDLNENLAATQGLAHMIAECKKLFQVCEGPPLRLWKTTVEISATPEDVLNRLLKEQHLWDEDLIESKVIEPLDSQTDIYQYVQNSMAPHPARDFVVLRTWRTNFPKGACVLLATSVDHDRAPVAGVRVNVLLSRYLIEPCGSGKSKLTYMCRIDLRGHMPDWYTKSFGHLCASEVVKIRDSFSQQSPESKEVKSR from the exons ATGAAGCTAGAAATTAGTCCCCACAGGAAAAGG AGTGAAGATTCAGATGAAGATGAACCTTGTGCAATAAGTGGCAAATGGACTTTTCAGAGGGACAGCAAGAGGTGGTCGAGGCTTGAAGAGTTTGATGTCTTCCCTCCAAAACCGGACTCGACTATCCCATCCCCAGAAGCCCCTCACCTGACGAACGCAGCAAGCCGGGAGAGTGTACTCACAGATCTCAGCGAACGCCAGGAGGTGGCTTCTATTCTGAGcatcagcagcaccagcagccaccAACCAACCCTGCAGAGTGAGGCGTCCGCCACCAGGACAAACTCGGTGGTGAGCGTTTGTTCATCGAGCAATTTTGTAGCCAACGATGACTCATTCAGCAGCCTGCCCTCGCCCAGGGAGCTGAATAGCTTCAGCTTCAACACAAAAGCCAACGAGAAGAGCGCCAAGTCCAAAACAAAGAGCCTGCTCAAGAGAATGGAGAGTCTTAAAATCAAGAGTTCTCACCATGGCAAGAGCAAAGCTCCTTCAAAGCTTGGCCTGATTATTAGCGGGCCAATCCTGCAGGAGGGCATGGATGAAGATAAACTGAAACAACTTAACTGCGTGGAGATTTCCACCCTCAATGGCAATCACATCAACTTCCCTATGGTACGAAAGAGGAGCGTCTCCAATTCCACCcagaccagcagcagcagcagtcagtcTGAGACGAGCAGTGCTGTCAGCACACCCAGTCCTGTCACACGAACACGCAGCCTCAGTGCCTACAATAAAAGGGTGGGCATGTACCTGGAAGGCTTTGACCCCTTCAATCAGTCAACATTCAGTGATGTGATGGAGCAGAACTTCAAGAACCGGGGCAGTTTTGCAGAAGACACTGTGTTTTTTATCCCCGAGGACCATAAGCCCggcacttttcccaaagcacTCTCCAATGGCAACTTCTCCCCTACAGAAGGCAACACCTCTGTGAACTGGAGGACAGGGAGTTTCCATGGACATGGCCACCTCACCCTCCAGAGGGAGAACAGTGGCGACAGTTCCAAAGAGCTAGGCATGGGGAAAAGGCGCAACTCCTCCAGTTCAATGAGCAGCCGCCTGAGTATTTACGACAATGTGCCAGGTTCGATCCTGTATTCCAGTACAAGTGACCTGGCCGACCTCGAAAATGAAGACATATTCCCAGAACTAGACGACATCCTATACCATGTCAAAGGGATGCAGAGAATAGTGAACCAGTGGTCAGAGAAGTTCTCAGATGAAGGGGACTCTGACTCAGCACTTGATTCCATCTCCCCATGCCCTTCCTCTCCAAAGCAGATTCACCTTGATGTAGATAATGATCGAAGAACACCAAGTGACCTTGACAGTACAGGGAATTCACTGAATGAAATGGAAGAGCCCACAGGGATCCAGGACAGGAGAGACTCTGGGGTTGGTGCATCACTGACACGTTCCAGCAG GCACAAGCTAAGGTGGCACAGCTTCCAGAGTTCCCACCGCCCCAGCCTCAGCTCAGCATCACTGCAGATCAACTGCCAGTCTGTGGCACAGATGAACCTGCTGCAGAAGTACTCTCTCTTGAAGCTGACTGCTCTCCTGGAAAAGTACACACCTTCCAACAAGCATGGTTTCAGCTG GGCCGTACCAAAATTTATGAAAAGAATAAAGGTGCCAGATTATAAAGACCGAAATGTCTTTGGAGTACCACTGCAAGTGAATGTGCAGCGCACGGGGCAGCCTCTTCCCCAGAGCATTCAGCAAGCCATGAGGTACCTCCGCAACCACTGTCTGGATCAG GTTGGACTGTTTAGGAAATCCGGAGTCAAATCAAGAATTCAGGCTTTGCGTCAAATGAATGAGAGTTCCACAGAGAGCGTCAACTACGAAGGCCAGTCTGCCTATGATGTAGCAGACATGCTAAAGCAATTCTTCCGTGatctccctgagcctctcatGACCAACAAACTCTCCGAGACCTTCTTACAGATATACCAGT ATGTGCCAAAGGATCAGCGTCTCCAGGCTATCAAGGCTGCCATTATGCTTTTACCTGATGAGAACAGGGAGGTCCTCCAGATTCTTCTCTATTTCCTGAGTGACgtcacagctgcagtgaaggaAAACCAGATGACACCAACAAACCTGGCTGTCTGCTTAGCACCTTCCCTCTTTCACTTGAACACTCTCAAAAGAGAGAATTCTTCCCCAAG GGTGATGCAAAGGAAACCAAGCCTGGGCAAACCCGATCAAAAGGACCTAAATGAAAATCTGGCTGCAACCCAAGGGCTGGCTCATATGATTGCTGAATGCAAGAAACTCTTTCAG GTGTGTGAAGGTCCCCCACTCCGATTATGGAAAACTACCGTTGAAATCTCAGCTACACCAGAGGATGTTTTAAATCGTTTACTTAAAGAGCAGCATCTTTGGGATGAAGATCTTATAGAGTCAAAAGTAATTGAGCCTTTGGACAGCCAGACAGATATATACCAGTATGTCCAGAACAGCATGGCACCTCACCCAGCAAGGGACTTCGTAGTCTTAAG gaCATGGAGGACAAACTTCCCCAAAGGAGCCTGTGTGCTTCTAGCAACCTCAGTGGACCACGACCGGGCTCCTGTGGCAGGTGTTAGAGTCAATGTGCTCCTGTCGAGGTATCTGATTGAGCCCTGTGGGTCAGGAAAATCAAAACTTACCTACATGTGCAGAATTGATTTAAG GGGTCACATGCCAGACTGGTACACCAAGTCTTTTGGACACTTATGTGCATCAGAGGTTGTTAAGATACGAGACTCGTTCAGTCAGCAGAGTCCCGAGAGCAAGGAAGTAAAATCCAGGTGA